One Argentina anserina chromosome 6, drPotAnse1.1, whole genome shotgun sequence genomic window, AAAGTCACTTAACTTTGTTGCAATATACATAAAATAATGATGAAAAACTCATTTTACTTCACATAGTAGCTCAAAATTTTGTGAATATATTAAACATGATTTAACTCTACTATCAAGCTCAGCGTTACAAAATATTGCTTTTGAATAGTTTATCTGCTGTTACTGATCTGCTTTTTTCACGGCTGTGTGTGTAGGTAAAGAGATATAAATTTCCTTCAGACAAGGAAATCCTGCACATCAATCGGAAACTGAAATCTTGTTGGGGTCAAAGTTCGCGTGACGAGTATGGCCTCTGTACTTTCTTATCTGGACATTGGTGTTTAGTGTTGTGCCCTTTTTCTGTGTTGATGAAAacttcgtttttttttttttcagaagtAAGAAGCGGGATAAGAGATCAAAGCACAAGTCCAAGAAGAGTTCAAATGAAGCACAAAATGTACCTTGAAATGTATGTTGTATTACGATATTGTTTAGATTGATGTTGTTGTGTGGGTTTGGGCTCCTGTTTAGTGGCTTAGTTTAAGGCACCAGCATTTATTACATACTATTTTCCTGGGTTTCCTAATCATTCTTTTGTTGTCATATAGGATTCCTCATCTCCGTCTTTCGAATTTTagaattttgttttgcttgggaAGACGCTCCTTGAAGCAACAACTGATTGAAGAAGAGGGAGATTTGTTAACATTCTAATTAtatcttctttccttttcactTTTGTATTGTTGTATCGTCAATTAAATCTGTTAAAGAGTGTTGGAGAATTGAATTCCGAGTTTGGACAGTGATGCAATATAGTCCTTCCTATTTCATTTTGAAGAATCTTGTTACACCATGAAGGAATTACCACAAAGGAAATTGGCAAAGTGATTTGATATTCTAAAGAGGTAGCTCTCTAGCTCGCACTCTTGGAGGATAAATTTTGCTACCCTCAATGTGTTCTCAAAAACATGAGTTGAGCAACTCAGAAGATGAACTTGTCTTGGTTTGTTCATTACAATGAAGTCGCATTACGACTGATAAACTCTTGCTTGAAGGCCATGTACCATCAACACCAATATCAAGTCGTATGTGATTCGGAatggagagaaaaaaaaagttgcgAGGTGAAATCTACACTCCTAAATTTGTAATCGATACTCCATGTTTCTTTTTGAAGTGatttgaattttgtctttacTTACTCAACTTTTgtctttttataaaaaaaaaagtaccaAATAAGGAAAGAGAGAGTGTGAATCATAATTTTGGATTTTGGGGAGTGTAAATTTCAGCTCTATAAAAAATAGTTTATGAACTCAGACCGATATAATAGTAAAACGCTGTCGTTTCGGTACTAAGCTCTGAAGCCAAAACCCTGTGGAAATTGTAAAACCCTGAGAAAGTGAGAAGCAGAAAGGGCGAGACTCAAAGTTGAAAGCTTGAATGGCGTGCCTCTTCTCCATGACCTTCTCTATGCCTCTCTCTGCTTCACACACCTTCACTAATGTAAGTCCTCAATTCTCTTACCTCTTGTCCAACCAAAAATCTTAGCTTTTGATCTCCAAATTTATTTCAATTCACTATCTGGGCTGCTGTGGAAAACGTTGTAATCACTTGGGTTTTGAATTTAACACATCTTATGATTCAATCTAGTTTCtgggtgtatatatatttttatgagaAATTATATGGTAACTGTTAGAATTCAGATAATGATGCCTCGATTGCATTAGTTGGGTGTCGTTTTGTAAATGAGTAATGTGTTTATCATTGATGCTCAATGTTGAACTTCAGGGAGTGGCAATGCGCAAATCGGGTTTGATTAGAGTTTCAAGCCGAAGAGTTTCAGGAACAGGTTTTACTTCTTTGACCTCCCTTATCTCAGTTAACATTGTGCTTACCAGTATCAAGTTGGAACATGATTAGTTCTTTTCATTCAGTGAATCAGTGTCATCCTTGTTTTTCTGTCTTATCCATTTTGTATCAAAATTTACTGCTTTAGTTTGGTTTTAAGGAAGCATTTGAGATATGCATTGAAAATTACAATTTATGGTGGTTGTCCAGAGAAGCTTATTTAAACTCATTAGATAGATAAAAGTTTTATCATTCATGTTTTACCATTCAGTTATGAAGGAATTAGCACTCTGAAATGCTTCGGTATTGGTTTTCCATGTGATTCTCCTCCGCTTGACAGCATATTGTTGTCATGAAACTTCTAGTCTAATCGTTATAATATTGCAGTTCCTGCCTTTTAATTGCATTGTTCCACCCAATGTTTGGATGATACAAATATTTTCTGCATACTGTACTGGTGGTGTTTTAGTGACCTGACAAAATTTGTCAAAAGTAGACATGTGTAGACTGTATTTTTCCTAGCAATTAGCAAAGAGAACTTGAGAAGAAAATGAGTAGACAAGAAGGTAAAGAACTAAACATTATGGAAGTATTTTCCCAAAGTATGCCCTTCTCCAGTATATCAATGTTCTAGCCTTTGGGTTTTGTCTTATTTACGAGGACGGAAAGAAGAAAGACGAAGATGTAGAGGAAGAGATGGGCagagaaaataaacctaaaactAGTAACCTGGTTATTAGAGAGCACAGGCTTGTCTATATTGATATCATCTTATTCAGCAGAAAAGCTTCCTCTAATCAACTCATAGACTGCCCTTCCATAAAAGATTCATTTAGCAAgactaaaaagtaaaaacttaATATTCCTCAATTTGTTCATCAGATTTACTTAATAGTTATCATCTTGGAATTGAACTTTTAGCTTGTGTAATGTTCAAGTGAAACAAAAGATTTAGATTAGAGATCTCATGCAATGTCAATGTTAGGATTGCATTGCACCTAGTGATCCATTCTCAGTCGCATTTGAATTTGTATCACCTCAAGTTTCCTTCGGTTATATAAGCTCAGGGTATACCAACATGTGTTCATTGTGACAGTGTTGATAGTGAAATCCAAGTTTGGTCATTTCTCAGAGTTTAAAGTTTCTCACCTAATCTCAGGCATTTTTGTTATTAAAGTAAATGAGAAGATCGtcttcaaaacaaaacaaaaaagtaaaTGAGAAGAGCCCTGTAAAACATGCTATCTTGAGTATCTTCAATCTATATGCAGTTATATTTACACTGATATTGTTCCTAAATCCTAATTTTGATATTTAAGCTGACTGCTCTGAATTGAATTTGCAGCCGCGAAGGCCTCCACCTCCTGCAATACAAATGGGGTCTTGTCATCTTTAAATCAAAGTTGTCAACATCTTCTTACAAGGTCCTCGAAACCTCTCTATGGAATTTTGTATTgtcatgtgaatgtagactcTTGTAGCCAAAATATCATATATGGTTATTGGGTAGGACCTGATATTGATGATGGTTGTGGTTATGTGGAAGCTTTAGTTGATCAAATTACTTGAAAAATCTTCCCTTAATTTTTTTGCCACTGTTAGCTTATTTATATTCTGTTTATGAAAAAGTTTACTGAAGAACGAACTGATTAATAATAAGAGATCAGCAATGGCTTCACCATATGATGAGGTAACTGAAGGCCATCGGTTTTATCTCAAGAGATATAAACAATGTGTATCTGTATACACAAACAGTTTTATTTATTGAAGCGGCACTATACAAAAATAATATGCAAGCAGTGAAGCAAAACCTTCATTAACTTTACGAGCTAGGTTAAAGTCACAAGTACAACCTCTGATATAGAACATTGGCACAAAATGTATATATCATAGTGGTAAACATTAATCATGGATGATGGACCATTAGGTTTACTATTATGAAGCTCGATGCCGTGGATCCGTGGTCGGAGTTCACggaagtaaattttatttcatttctcatAAAGAAAACCAATTCATAACATGTATATCAATGATTTGTGGGTTTTCTTGTTTTAGGTTTTTGGACATTGAAAAATGCTTGGTTCAGTCACCCAAACGCCTAATGTGGGCGAGAGAGTCTCGCCCATCGATATTTGTAGGGCCCACCACGTTCTTCGACTATTATTTAATGGAATAATCTCATTGCAGTATTGTATCGAATATGTAAGTTATATGAATTCGGGCACCTAAAATGTATATAATTCTATATATTATCTCATGTGGTACTACATTGCTATGGTTAGTACTAAAGCtaaaaaattttgaaattatatatcaatTAGACCATCAcatagtactacattggttCAACTACTGCAAAATCTtgggagtttttttttcagcttTTGTATCTCAATTCTACCAAATTTGTTCTGGAGTGTTCATCAAGAGTTGTCGTCTTAGTCGAGAAGTGGTCCCAAAAGTGGCAAGAACCTAAGTTACAGTAACCCTAGGTGTTGCATTATGTTGAAACCCTAACTTTGACAACTGGGTTACTATTAACAGGGCTTAAGTACACTAATCCTTAAGAGGAAGATTACTCTAATCCTTTTGTATCCAGAAGCATTCATATAGTAATCTACTTTAAGCATGCTTGAGATTCTATTGTAGTACTTTCATGCTAAATCATGTTATATCTAAATTATGAAGTCATAACTATAGTGGTCCTTTGGTTCTGGGGTTGTAACCCAAAAACCCTAGTAATACACTAGTAcattcttttatatatatactactaCAATTGGATGGGAAGTTCACTACATCAACCTGCACTCATGCAGACATGCAGTGTAGTAAAGCTTGAATTGGTGATTCagcacccaaaaaaaaaaaaacttgccttggtaaaattatgttttaggagaagaaaaaaaatattgatgtcTTTAGCACATATATAATGTCTTCACTCTTCAGTTAATTCGTGTAGCCTTGTGGTCAAGCATGCAATGCACATATATTAGAGTGCAAGagagacatttttttttctaaattagGACATTTCATCTCAACTAAGTGATAATACAATCCAATCAAACACCAATTGATTAAATTGCAAATATCTTCTAAACTCGTTTCAAATCTAACATAAAACATTTGGTGTACGCTATGAAGAGAAACGTAATTTTCTTAAATTCTGTGTAATTAATAATGACATGTTAAAAATTAATGTCATAACTAAACAATTTATGATCAGAATGTTGTTTGAAGATCGAATGACTCAACATGCTAGGTTAAATATGATCATTAGCTTACAAACGCGAAATAAATGTCCTTAATTACTCTTCTTAACCACTCTTGCCAGCCATAATCATCATAAGAAAGTAAGTCCTCGCATAACGTATATATAACTCATAGCTATATACAAACCAATACATTCACCACTACTTGGAAGGTACGTAATCAACTAATCATATCGATCATCGCGCGGTACTCACTTATGGTTTTTGAGATGGTACTTAATTTGAGGAAGCTTAACAATAAACCGATTCACAGTAAGAGATTAGAGATGCATATGATGATATGAAGTATATATAGATCCAGATATGAAGGTATCAAGATGTTAATCAGCTTTTCAAGTTGTTATATACAAGTATATATGGAGAACTTTCAATGCAAGCTCAATTAAGGATCTATCTATATTTGCATTCCACTTTCCATGCCAATTTCCGTTCTTGATTCGCTTGATATCGATATAAGACTAGTATGTGGATCGATGatttcaaaacaaacagaGAAGACCTGTATGAACAAGCGTACTATATGTTATGTGGTGGTATTTTACTACAAACTTAGTAAGGTAGTCCTGTGAACAATAATATGCTTAATAAGTTAGTCGCGATTGATCGATCATGTTGTTATCTACAAACACATGCACAGAAGTGCGAATTAAGACAACTAAAGCTAGATGGAGATAATAGTTTTGAACAAATCGATTCAAAAGGGTTTGGATATATATACTTGGTAATATGTAAACTATATCAGATGGATTTCACAATAACTCATTTGCCAGGAAGTATAATCAGGTCCCATATGATTAGCTAGTTAAAACTGGGTAGTCCCTTAAGAACTAGAGTATATTAGTGAAGATATATTAAAACTGTTTAAATCCAgggaaaataaaatgaatgaAGGAAATGTATCAAAAGAAACTATAGACAAAAATGTAGGTCTTGATCCAAATATATAACCTAAGATCTGAAGTAAGAGAGAAGCAAAGATTTTTAGCTAGTACCCTGCTGCTAGATAGATATATAGATTTTTCTAGTAGTGATCGAcgtcagatatatatataaatccatCATCTACACACCTATCTCCTACAAAGTAGTTTAGAATTTTTGTCCAAATAGATTGAGATTTTGCGACATGCCGTTGTAATTTAGACTCTCAACTGATGAACTCAGATCTGTTATAGGCGCATATATAACATATAGAGCTAATAAAGTGCAAGACTTAAACACATTGATCTGTTAAATTTATATCAGAATCCATGAGCAAATGAATCCGCGATCCTTTCTTTGTTAACAGATTTATAAAAGAGATCAGCTTAAGctaaaaagatacataatgcagaaattgaagaaaagcATGATTAAAATACCAGCAGAAAAGATACAACATTACCTCTCAGATCCAAGCTATCTAGCAAGCAAAGTAAGTCAGTTCTTACTGATAATTAGGCCTATAATTAACATGGTAATCATAGTACTGAGCTTCAAGACGGCTTGGCAAAGGAGCTGTCACCCTTCTCAAGAATCCTAAACTCCAGATTTGGAGGCTGAGTTCCACTTAAATACATAGGCTGATCTCCTTCTCTGATCTCTAATTGGCTGGATGAGCTAGTAATTATATTAATGTTGCTTTGGTTAGCAGCTGATCTCTGTCTCTCAGCTTCCCTATACTTGTGCAAGTACCTTGTTGTAGCCTCAGCATAGTTATCAAATCCTAAAGCACTCAGAGCCCAACAGATGTCGTCTCCATTCACCGTCTTTCGATTCTCTTTGTGACACTTGTCAGAAGCCTCGCCCGTTACAAAACTTAGGAACTCCGTTGCACACTCTTGCATCCTTTGCTTGGCTTCCTTGGAAACTTTTGCTCTTTGGGGAAGACTTTGCTTCATGATCCTCCCCACGTTTGCAATTGGCAGTAACCGATCTTGTTCTTCCTCATGATCAACCATTTTCTAGCTAGTtgtctctctctatatatggTTTTCTAAGTTCTCTGCAATTAACTAGCTAAATCTGCTATCTACTTATCAGACTGATCTTTTATGATGCCGACACGTTGCTTAAAAACCGAACGTTTGCCTATATTTTTATAGGCGCTTGTGTACATTTATACGCATGAGCGCGTATGTTACGATCCGTTATGTTATCTTTATTAAAATTCAGAGACACTTTATAAATTATGTCACGAAACACTTTTTAAGAAACGTCAATAATTTATATTATAATAgagtatataaataaattcaaaCAGTAAAAAGACTAAAACCCTTAATTCTAGTACAACGGTCCCCACTAAACCTCAAGCATTTTCTTGATATTGATTAGTACTCTCTGGATTAACTATTAGCTTAAAGGGATCTTGTAGTTCGTAATGGTGATATAATTGACTGATTGAGTGGTTGTCATTCATGCACGTCTCATGCTTAGGGATGGATCCAACCAAGAACTATCTAAAAAGAACTGATTACGAACATTAGTGTTTGATTAGCTCATCCATGAGGTTCGGTCATGAAGTTTTGTCACTCTATTTGGAGGCATAGTGTCCCATTTCATTGGttaatttctttcatttttcctGTCAATGCAATAGTATATGTTAGGTTCTGGCCGTCGCCGAATATAAACAAAGACCAGCTCCCGAACTCTTTCGAACACTAGCTGATTTCATTTCTGctgatattatatatatgatgctATATTGATGATCGTCTCATAATATGAATACGAAGCTCCTGACGGATTAGCTGCAGTAAAAACAACCCAACCAAAGATTAGCAAGTTAGTGATCTTCAATTGGGAAGTTGCTATATATGTATTCAATgtcattaattaatcaattattttctctaATTTCATGTtatttctcttatatatatatatatatatatatatatatatatattagtctaTATCCatagtgaaacttcactctgaaattacagagtgaagttccaattttgacacacttttcgattaaattttttcaccataagcgattcaatatttagccATCTGAATATGCTAATCCCTACCTGTAGaattatcccatacaccattgaattggtgcaccgggattgtaaacacaaacccggtaagcttttcagcccgtatgagtaaaccaacagtaaacatgcatcgcatacaaaggaaatatgtcaaataacatttaaagacaaacgtactcatgtgacactggacaacccatctgttatccaaaatcatttaaaaacatgagtactcatgagactcaggcAACCCATGTGTTACCCCTTATATAGTACACCGACAGGCactgagcaacccatctggttacctaaaatcatgtaaaacatgggcattcatgagacccaggtactcatctgttacccctcatgcagtacaccgacagacactgggcgGCCCATATGTACCCAATGTCACtaaaaaatatatgggtactcatgagacccaggcaactCATCTgctacccctcatgcagtacaccggcagacagattagaactctaactgaatcgtaacggtcacccggccaaggcttggttccgatactaccaacacatccgaagacagaaaaacacgtccaaagacaaaaaacacgttcgaagacagaaaaaacgtccgaagacagaaaaagttttaacaagactcaatgttaaaaccacatataaTAACAATCCACTCATATTATTGTATTACAAcaaagcgactcttgctcaaataaaataaatatagttgcctcagtataattcatttgaaaatcatgtaacagtatataatatggcaactcatatatatgtatcgtatttaccattttatacacatacacaacccactttattatatacatgtcatagttcgatctttttaagaaaacgtaaatatgagtcaccgccaagggtagacccgtcatagtgagatttactcacattcactatagtccataatcactaaaacctttttaaaatcatttattaaaatattgtttcacttacccatgaaccgtagacgatcaagtttacttaatttaaaccaaaacatattttttaaataatttttttataaactagtgatgcaacgactatggtgacaactcaaactaaattcaataattataacactacttcaatcatgatgatcattgtgaggtttactcaccttatttcctgcgtgcaacttccacgacaccgaaatcaattccctcactcgtttcgttggtcacctaatagcatgataaaatgcttagaaaacgatatgtaaaatatcaggtgacgatttcattaCAGCTAAATGATGttaataaaacattgttcatagGACAATGTTCGTGTTTCATTGTTTACATAACATTGTTCATACACACTGTTTTATAAAAATTGTTCGtgtttactattcacagttactgttcatGCACCGCCACTATTTTCCGACCACCATCATCAATGactaccaaatttcaccactacaatctaaatgacattcctaacaaatttctagttcacaacaaagtctaaatcaaagtttaaaacctccaattttcggaatttctgaaaaatttcaaatcatgaaccctagaattgaaatttcttggtTCAAGTTCTTACCTTCGATTGAGCTCAAAACCATTGTAAGGGTTGTTGACGACGTTGAGGCAAGGAGTTTGAGACCGGTGGTGAAGCCTAAACTCGCTGGAAAATTGAATAACACAACCGGGTCACCATCGGGTTTCCAGGTTGGCGTCCGGGCTTCGATGCGTGGAAACCAGCGTGCTACTCCACGCTCCACCACCACAGGGAGGTGTGCAATGAGGAGACGAAGCGATCTAGGCTGGCCCGGTCGTCTAAAACCTCCGGAGTCGGCCGGAAAAGTCGAGTCGGTCggatccgggtcgggtcagaatgaaatttttgattCTAAACGACGTGCGTGCGGAGAGAAATGGAGAGAAAAATAGGGATATTACATGTATAAATGAATAATTTTCAGTTAAACGTAAGATAAGCAAAGTAGCTGATAAGTCCGAAGTGGTTAAATCGATCAAGCACGTACATGAGTTTCTAGCTCTACTTTATGATCTCATATAATTATTTGAGAAGCATCCAGATTCTAGCTTGAGTAGTCCATATCTATCTGCAGTTTTCCCACCGATAGAtcacatttatatatttattgattATAGAAAATGATATAATTCCAGCTTTTTACCATCAAAGTGTGCAGAAAACCCGTATTCTGTATTCCCTGAATTATCCTGTATTCTGTAACTTCATTGGTAAAACTCATTCTTTAATTAGTTAGAGATAGTTTAATTTGAACCTAATTGATATTGATATGTTGCTTTAAACATATTTAAGAATCTTCTTACATACTAAAATATATTAGCTTATGcaatctagctagctaggattGTTTCTTTAAGCTCAATTTGCTAATACTTTGGGTTGTAGAAAGTAGAAAGGTTCTTTATATCAATTAAACAAATCTAATTAAGGTAAAAACTTATTAGGTTTAGTGTAGTGCACCAACACAAAAGGTCATAATTCGATGGATAGGATCCAGAATTCAGAACTACCCTAGATACTTGGAGGTCTTCTTAGGGCTTTATACTCCTTCTTTTTGTAGGCCATATACACCTTTCTTTTATTCGACTAATGGCATCTGATGATCATGATCATTGATTATTCCGATTAAGTAAATTCGAATCAAAGCTTATTTTGTAATTAGATTGTTGTGTAAAGGCCCATATTCAAATCCAGTTGAGAATACATGGGTTGCAATTTTCAGTGATTATACATTTATACATGGGTTGAATACatgggtatatataataatttctctttgAGTAATGCCGATATCTTGGTTTTATTCTGACCAGTTTTAAAGCACAAGCCTACTGATTCAATACGTACGTCTCAATACAATGCTCATGGATCAGATATAACCATTAACTAATTAAGTAACGTCCATGTATTACATTATTTGTCTTTTACATCTCCGAGACTCTAAAGCACGGGAAGGGTGACCAAAGTTAACTTGTACATTCTCCGATGGAAGTTCCTTCAGTGAGCTGGTAACGAGGACGTCGTTGATTTGCCGGCTAATGACTTCGATCTTCTTCtgagaaaatcaaaaagaagagaaaattagagGCTCAACACTTATATTACTGCATGTtctatttcttatatatatatatcagtatttattttttatcctTCATGTAAAGTTACAGTTTAACCAGACCATGGAGGATATGGAtaaatattgtcttaattaGAGTTTAGCTAGCTATTGGAATAGACACAACAAATCAGCAAACAAATGTATGTTCAATGAGATCAAACAATTAAGAATAGAAATAGCAAGAACTGGAATTAATGCAGGAGCTCCCTTCAGTCCAATGGGCGGTCCAAGCAGCGGAAGGAGTTGCTCCCATATCATGCAACTGGCCGAAACCCTTAACATACTCCCCATAACTATTAAGGGTGAGCCAAAGTGCATGAGATGACAGCTCTAACCACTACACGGCCCTCTGAATTGGACTAAAGGAAgctcaattcacaactcaCAGAGATATTTATCTCTGTCTAGCTAGCTCTTAAACTCAAATCGCTCGATGAATCTGAGCTGATTAACTCTATTGccagagaagagaagagaaggatGAATGGTGTGGAAAGTTCCTTCAGTGAGCTGGTAACAACGACGTCGTTGATTCGCACGCCGACTAATTATTTGGATCTTCTTCTGAGAAAATcatgaaaaaagagaaaattagagacTCAACACTTCAATATATTACTGCATGCATGTTCTATCtcatatatatcgatcagtaCTTATTTTTCATCTTTCATGTAAAGTTACGGTTTAACCAGACCATGGAGGATATGGATATTGTGCGTCTTAGAGCTTAGCTAGCTAGTGGAATGGACGTACGTACCAAACCATCAAAGAAATGTATGTTCAATGAGATCAAACAATTAAGAATAGATTTAGTAAGAACTGGAATTAATGCAGGAGCTCCCTTCACTCCAATGGGCGGTCCAAGCAGCGGAAGGAGTTGCTCCCATATCATACAACTGGCCGAAACCCTTAACATTACTCTCCATAGTTATTAAGGGTGAGCCAAAGTGCATGAGATGACAGCTCTAACCACTACTCGGCCCTCTGAATTGGACTAAAGGAAGCTCCATTCACAACTCATAGAGATATTTATCTATCTCTCTGCTAGCTTGATCTTAAACTCAACGTAACTCGCTCAACGTATCTGAGCCAATTAACTCTATTGCCTGAGAGAGAAGGGGAGAGAACAAAAGGGTGTGGGAAATGGTTCATCACCAAAGagtcctatttatactagtttggGGAGCTCGATCAATAATTGTTGTGGGAATCTTGTTGCTTCAAAAGCCTTGTGATAGAACAGTAGTAGTGAATGCATGGGCAAGGATATCTCGTCCTCATTCAACTTTTGTCTTCGATACTGTCACATGATGTAAGAGCAAGGACAGACTCACCTCATTTCTCCCTGGAAATAAGCATAATAATTGGCCATCACGTTACGAATATCAAATAACGTATAACTCAATGGTAGCGAGAGACGCTCctcaaaaatcttgaatccaAACCTCACCAACTTCACAACCTAATGTAATTGCAGTT contains:
- the LOC126798470 gene encoding uncharacterized protein LOC126798470 — translated: MACLFSMTFSMPLSASHTFTNGVAMRKSGLIRVSSRRVSGTAAKASTSCNTNGVLSSLNQSCQHLLTRSSKPLYGILYCHVNVDSCSQNIIYGYWVGPDIDDGCGYVEALVDQIT
- the LOC126799763 gene encoding nuclear transcription factor Y subunit B-4, coding for MVDHEEEQDRLLPIANVGRIMKQSLPQRAKVSKEAKQRMQECATEFLSFVTGEASDKCHKENRKTVNGDDICWALSALGFDNYAEATTRYLHKYREAERQRSAANQSNINIITSSSSQLEIREGDQPMYLSGTQPPNLEFRILEKGDSSFAKPS